The following proteins are encoded in a genomic region of Oncorhynchus keta strain PuntledgeMale-10-30-2019 chromosome 35, Oket_V2, whole genome shotgun sequence:
- the LOC118368901 gene encoding spidroin-1-like isoform X2, with the protein MSSLSESNPMRIVLLGKTGSGKSSAGNTIFGGDEEFKIDSSAKSGTQKCEAKTKIINGRKVTVVDTPGLFDTNIPEEELKPELVKCIVECAPGPHAFLIVLKVEKYTVLEERVITQIENLFSRNIFNYATVLFIYGDQLHEGTTIQDFVKTNKKLSELVEKCGGRCHVIDNKHWNTSQQGQYRNNQYQVAELLNTIEREGGGRCYTNEMLQAVHGVIQAEKESLRESNSQMSEEENEKLAKERARKKLLIKLSGVATGVVVGAFLGVVGSLAVVLSLLSSIGAAAKAAAAKAAAGAAGGVAGGVAGGGVTAAAGGVAGGGVTAAAGGVATAAGVAGGGVTAAAGGVAGAAGGLATAAGVAEGVAAAGGVAAAAGGVAAAAGGVAGGVAAGGLATAAGVAEGVAAAGGVAAAAGGVAAAAGGVAGGVAAGGLAAAGGEAAAAGVAGAVAGGVSGGGAPAGAAVGGAGANIGVGTGLGIAVGVIALLAGGIGGGIVGAGAAEDAQTPGEAVKKAAEAVCEVGKYMLEGGKGILDSVRGVSEGYSKLSLSEEKK; encoded by the exons ATGTCTTCATTGTCTG AGTCAAACCCAATGAGGATTGTGCTGCTGGGGAAAACGGGAAGTGGCAAAAGCAGTGCAGGAAACACCATCTTTGGAGGAGATGAAGAGTTCAAGATAGACAGTTCAGCCAAGTCCGGAACGCAAAAGTGTGAAGCAAAGACCAAGATCATCAATGGAAGAAAGGTCACTGTAGTAGACACACCTGGACTCTTTGACACAAACATCCCTGAAGAGGAGCTGAAACCTGAACTAGTGAAATGTATTGTAGAGTGTGCTCCGGGTCCACATGCCTTTCTCATTGTGCTTAAAGTGGAAAAGTACACAGTCCTCGAGGAAAGAGTCATCACACAAATCGAGAACCTTTTTTCACGAAATATCTTTAATTATGCCACAGTTCTCTTCATTTACGGTGACCAGCTTCATGAAGGAACAACTATTCAGGATTTTGTGAAAACAAATAAGAAACTGAGTGAGCTTGTGGAGAAATGTGGTGGCCGCTGTCACGTCATTGACAACAAACACTGGAATACCAGTCAGCAGGGTCAGTACAGGAACAACCAGTACCAAGTAGCAGAGTTACTCAacaccatagagagagagggcggaggaagATGCTACACCAATGAGATGCTTCAAGCAGTGCATGGAGTCATACAAGCAGAGAAAGAGAGTCTTAGAGAGTCAAACAGCCAGATGTCAGAGGAAGAGAACGAAAAACTAGCCAAGGAAAGAGCGAGAAAGAAACTCCTGATCAAGTTGTCAGGGGTAGCAACAGGTGTAGTGGTAGGAGCGTTCCTTGGGGTTGTAGGGTCATTAGCAGTAGTACTTTCTCTCTTAAGTAGTATAGGAGCAGCAGCAAAAGCAGCAGCGGCAAAAGCAGCAGCGGGAGCAGCAGGAGGAGTAGCAGGAGGAGTAGCGGGAGGAGGAGTAACGGCAGCAGCAGGAGGAGTAGCGGGAGGAGGAGTAACGGCAGCAGCAGGAGGAGTAGCAACAGCAGCAGGAGTAGCAGGAGGAGGAGTAACGGCAGCAGCAGGAGGAGTAGCGGGAGCAGCAGGAGGACTAGCAACAGCAGCAGGAGTAGCAGAAGgagtagcagcagcaggaggagtagcagcagcagcaggaggagtaGCGGCAGCAGCAGGAGGAGTAGCGGGAGGAGTAGCAGCAGGAGGATTAGCAACAGCAGCAGGAGTAGCAGAAGgagtagcagcagcaggaggagtagcagcagcagcaggaggagtaGCGGCAGCAGCAGGAGGAGTAGCGGGAGGAGTAGCAGCAGGAGGAttagcagcagcaggaggagaagcagcagcagcaggagtagCAGGAGCAGTAGCAGGAGGAGTATCTGGAGGAGGCGCACCAGCAGGAGCAGCAGTAGGAGGAGCTGGGGCAAACATTGGAGTGGGTACAGGGTTAGGCATAGCTGTTGGTGTGATAGCATTATTAGCAGGAGGAATAGGAGGGGGCATAGTTGGAGCTGGTGCAGCAGAGGATGCACAGACACCAGGAGAGGCAGTAAAGAAAGCAGCTGAGGCAGTCTGTGAGGTGGGTAAGTATATGTTGGAGGGGGGTAAAGGTATTTTGGACAGTGTAAGAGGTGTGTCAGAGGGGTACAGCAAACTGAGTTTGAGTGAAGAAAAGAAGTAG
- the LOC118368901 gene encoding spidroin-1-like isoform X1 encodes MSSLSESNPMRIVLLGKTGSGKSSAGNTIFGGDEEFKIDSSAKSGTQKCEAKTKIINGRKVTVVDTPGLFDTNIPEEELKPELVKCIVECAPGPHAFLIVLKVEKYTVLEERVITQIENLFSRNIFNYATVLFIYGDQLHEGTTIQDFVKTNKKLSELVEKCGGRCHVIDNKHWNTSQQGQYRNNQYQVAELLNTIEREGGGRCYTNEMLQAVHGVIQAEKESLRESNSQMSEEENEKLAKERARKKLLIKLSGVATGVVVGAFLGVVGSLAVVLSLLSSIGAAAKAAAAKAAAGAAGGVAGGVAGGGVTAAAGGVAGGGVTAAAGGVATAAGVAGGGVTAAAGGVAGAAGGLATAAGVAEGVAAAGGVAAAAGGVAAAAGGVAGGVAAGGLATAAGVAEGVAAAGGVAAAAGGVAAAAGGVAGGVAAGGLAAAGGEAAAAGVAGAVAGGVSGGGAPAGAAVGGAGANIGVGTGLGIAVGVIALLAGGIGGGIVGAGAAEDAQTPGEAVKKAAEAVCEVGKYMLEGGKGILDSVRGVSEGYSKLSLSEEKK; translated from the coding sequence AGTCAAACCCAATGAGGATTGTGCTGCTGGGGAAAACGGGAAGTGGCAAAAGCAGTGCAGGAAACACCATCTTTGGAGGAGATGAAGAGTTCAAGATAGACAGTTCAGCCAAGTCCGGAACGCAAAAGTGTGAAGCAAAGACCAAGATCATCAATGGAAGAAAGGTCACTGTAGTAGACACACCTGGACTCTTTGACACAAACATCCCTGAAGAGGAGCTGAAACCTGAACTAGTGAAATGTATTGTAGAGTGTGCTCCGGGTCCACATGCCTTTCTCATTGTGCTTAAAGTGGAAAAGTACACAGTCCTCGAGGAAAGAGTCATCACACAAATCGAGAACCTTTTTTCACGAAATATCTTTAATTATGCCACAGTTCTCTTCATTTACGGTGACCAGCTTCATGAAGGAACAACTATTCAGGATTTTGTGAAAACAAATAAGAAACTGAGTGAGCTTGTGGAGAAATGTGGTGGCCGCTGTCACGTCATTGACAACAAACACTGGAATACCAGTCAGCAGGGTCAGTACAGGAACAACCAGTACCAAGTAGCAGAGTTACTCAacaccatagagagagagggcggaggaagATGCTACACCAATGAGATGCTTCAAGCAGTGCATGGAGTCATACAAGCAGAGAAAGAGAGTCTTAGAGAGTCAAACAGCCAGATGTCAGAGGAAGAGAACGAAAAACTAGCCAAGGAAAGAGCGAGAAAGAAACTCCTGATCAAGTTGTCAGGGGTAGCAACAGGTGTAGTGGTAGGAGCGTTCCTTGGGGTTGTAGGGTCATTAGCAGTAGTACTTTCTCTCTTAAGTAGTATAGGAGCAGCAGCAAAAGCAGCAGCGGCAAAAGCAGCAGCGGGAGCAGCAGGAGGAGTAGCAGGAGGAGTAGCGGGAGGAGGAGTAACGGCAGCAGCAGGAGGAGTAGCGGGAGGAGGAGTAACGGCAGCAGCAGGAGGAGTAGCAACAGCAGCAGGAGTAGCAGGAGGAGGAGTAACGGCAGCAGCAGGAGGAGTAGCGGGAGCAGCAGGAGGACTAGCAACAGCAGCAGGAGTAGCAGAAGgagtagcagcagcaggaggagtagcagcagcagcaggaggagtaGCGGCAGCAGCAGGAGGAGTAGCGGGAGGAGTAGCAGCAGGAGGATTAGCAACAGCAGCAGGAGTAGCAGAAGgagtagcagcagcaggaggagtagcagcagcagcaggaggagtaGCGGCAGCAGCAGGAGGAGTAGCGGGAGGAGTAGCAGCAGGAGGAttagcagcagcaggaggagaagcagcagcagcaggagtagCAGGAGCAGTAGCAGGAGGAGTATCTGGAGGAGGCGCACCAGCAGGAGCAGCAGTAGGAGGAGCTGGGGCAAACATTGGAGTGGGTACAGGGTTAGGCATAGCTGTTGGTGTGATAGCATTATTAGCAGGAGGAATAGGAGGGGGCATAGTTGGAGCTGGTGCAGCAGAGGATGCACAGACACCAGGAGAGGCAGTAAAGAAAGCAGCTGAGGCAGTCTGTGAGGTGGGTAAGTATATGTTGGAGGGGGGTAAAGGTATTTTGGACAGTGTAAGAGGTGTGTCAGAGGGGTACAGCAAACTGAGTTTGAGTGAAGAAAAGAAGTAG